In Chitinophaga oryzae, the sequence CCATATACGGATACGACCATCCGAAATAAGCCCAGGTAAGCTCTTCCCCGCTCAACGCACTGAAAGGGATGTCCAGTTGCCCCAATGGCACCACCATCTGCAGATGGTAAACTTTGTTCCAGCCGAAGGTGCACAGGTCAATAGCCAACGTATACAACAGGATGCCCTGTATCACCTGCAGCCACCGCAAGGACGACGCTGGATACCGGCGTTCCCGGTAGTTCCACACCACAGCTGTCAAAAGGAAAATAATCAGCAATGCGTACGCCAGCAACGATACCAACGGTAGCGTCACTCCGTGCCCAATAAATCTGGAAGTCAGTCTCCTGAAAGACGCCCCCACCACTAAACCCGTGATCAGACAAACAATCAGCTTCCGGGAAAATGCAATACGGTCCATTTCATAGTTTAATTTGATGAACCGTAATACTAAGTACTGTAAAGGGCTTCAGCGCCCGGACGGATCCATCCGCACCACAAGTCCCGGAGCTTCTGCCCCGGTTTGCGAGGCAGGTAATACACCAGCTGCCTGGCGGAAAGCGCTGGGCGACATGCCGGTTGCGTCCCGGAAAACACTGTTGAAAGTGGTCTTTGAATTAAAACCGGCTTCAAAGGCAATCGCCAGTATATTCAGGTGCGCATGACCGGGCGCCAGCAATAGCTTTTTTACGCAGGCCACCCGGTAACCGTTGATATATTGAAAGAAACTTTTCCCGTATCCCTGGTTGAGCAGGAAAGAAAGCTCGTGCGTGGAGAGCCCCAGGTGGTCCGCCAGCTTCGGAAGCCCCAGTTCGCCGTCCGTATACAAAGCCTCCTCTTCCATCAGCCTGTCCAGCTGTTTCATCAGTGGCGGTATTTGTTCTGCCGGCAAACGGGGCTTTACCACAGCAGGAGGCAACGCCGGAGCAACGATACTGTTGCCGGCCACTTCCTGCTGACGGAAAGCACTATAGCCGATGACGTATATGCTTAACAGGTAGCCCTGTGCCGTATAAGGCAACAGGTACCGGACACCGTCAAAAAGCTGATTGAACCAGATGAGTATCATACCTGCCGTTCCCCATAGCAGATACTTCAGCCAGCGCACGCCGGTAGTCCCCCTGTAATGTGCCAGCAACCGGTAGGACAGCCCCCAATAAACCAGCAGCTGTAATTTTACAGACATGCCCACCAGCAGCCCCAGGTAACGCGATAACGCCGTTCCCGGCGGCACCAGTGGCGGCAACGGCCACCGTATGCCCGCCAGCGACAGCAAATAAGGCAGCATCATACCGGCAAACAACAAAGCCGGTATCATATGGAGACTGTCACGCCACGAAAGTTTTCTCTGCGGAAACAGAAAGGAAGTTACCGACAATAGCAATGCCGGCGCCATCACCAGCCGGTTGAGTTCCAGCACCGGCACCAGCCATCGATGTTGTTTCTGCAATGCCGTATGTTCCGCAATAAATGCCAGTAGCGCAGCACCTGCACAAAAAAGGAAAACGGCCAGCCATCGGTTACCGGCGCTGTTCGTCCGTCCTGGGTGGACCATCAGTAAAAAAGACAGCAAAAAAATACTGCCACAGGTGAAAGTATAAAAAACCATATGGAACCGGTATTATCCTAATAAGATAAATACCGGCTGTTTTTCCATAAACGGAGAAGTTCATTTACAGTACGTTTTCAACAACTGCCCTGCCTGCTGTGCTCCCAGTATAGCCGCCTGTTGCAGGTCCGGGCAGGCTTTGGCCTGATCGTTCATCATCAGCCAGCTTACGCCACGGCCCAGGTACAGGTCCGGTTCTGAGGGCTTCAACGCCATTGCCGCCGTAAAATCGATAATGGATTGCTGCAGGTTTCTCTTGCGGTCACGTTCGTACACTCCCTTAAAATACAGCAGCCGCTCATTTTTAGGGTATACCTGTACCAGCGTCTGAAAGAAACGGTCATTGTCTGCCATCTGCGGCCAGAGCTTCACAAAAAGTACCGCCAGCGCTTCCCGTTTAGTGTTCTGCGTGATATACACCGGCGAAAAAGTACTGTCATTCAGAAAGGTGGTGACCGGCATATTCGTATAGTTCTCCCCGGTATAGTGCGACTCCCACACAATGAGCTCCCCGGCTGCATCATCGTCTTACTACGGGCGGATACCTCCCCGGTGAGCATTGTGTCATTAGGGTGGCGGCGGGCCGCCCAGAAATACCAGGGGTGATTGCAATACACTTTGTGATTACGCAGCGGCCCTTCGCCCAGGAAGGCAGTCATAGCGTTCATGCCCCACCTTTCTTCATTACCATGGCTCGCAGGGTTTTCATAGTAAAGCGTAAACATCACCTGCCAGATCATCAGCGACGCAGCCGCGCCGTAAGGCGGACGGCTTTTTTTGAAAAACACCGGCAGCACCGCCAGCAGGCAGCAAACTACCAGTGCATTAAAAACCGTGTAGTCT encodes:
- a CDS encoding helix-turn-helix transcriptional regulator; this translates as MVFYTFTCGSIFLLSFLLMVHPGRTNSAGNRWLAVFLFCAGAALLAFIAEHTALQKQHRWLVPVLELNRLVMAPALLLSVTSFLFPQRKLSWRDSLHMIPALLFAGMMLPYLLSLAGIRWPLPPLVPPGTALSRYLGLLVGMSVKLQLLVYWGLSYRLLAHYRGTTGVRWLKYLLWGTAGMILIWFNQLFDGVRYLLPYTAQGYLLSIYVIGYSAFRQQEVAGNSIVAPALPPAVVKPRLPAEQIPPLMKQLDRLMEEEALYTDGELGLPKLADHLGLSTHELSFLLNQGYGKSFFQYINGYRVACVKKLLLAPGHAHLNILAIAFEAGFNSKTTFNSVFRDATGMSPSAFRQAAGVLPASQTGAEAPGLVVRMDPSGR